The Mucilaginibacter yixingensis genome window below encodes:
- a CDS encoding SusC/RagA family TonB-linked outer membrane protein, producing MTKAVHPKPFTVIITLLLAMLTLHGFSQSTVSGQITDGKTHETVIGATIRVKGTSTAVASDGSGNFKIAATQGAILQISFLGYNNQEVTANTKSFMHIALTPVANDLNEVIVVGYGTKKKETLTGAISQVGAEVFKDRPVPNAALALQGEIPGLVITRNSPRPGNEGLAIRLRGESSTSAVSPLIIIDGVPTVADFELSTLNPNDIESVTALKDASAAIYGARAQGGVILITTKRGKGKAQVTYNPSFSLNTIAKSVPWGNMSEWAQLYLQTSTQDRVDASGNPIQYLPQWTLANLQRMANGESFDYTQPSGLVSHYGDNNWQNALYGNSFSEIHNLSLRGATDKTAYAASLGYSNNKSILKTAYDGEIKYNARFNYDYDLSKNVKWSSGISYDTRTVQSPKNGVGAGFFDAPIFPVYNVNGNYYDDYGYRNPVAMTQAGGRIRNTDNFFRFNTKLSVKVFDGLTLSGTAAITKRDGMNNSYNQTYNLYSWTGDRVTSTQYNPAAVSEVIANTIYDNFGVFADYNKSIQGKHNFALTLGSTAEKQEDRTLSAGRTGLLYPGLFDLNTATPVNATNGSSDVKVGLTSYIGRFDYDYNKRYLIEAIGRSDASSRFDPDHRRQNFYGISAGWVISEEQFMKPLKFLNYLKVRGDYGETGGLGGGTNGLSSTNGAIGAFNYVSSIGSGTALFGSSAATQGTNFISNINNLQLTWERMLNKDIGLDFTLLNNKLSGSFDIYERKNTGLILSLIYPGVLGANAPPSNAGDLRVRGFDANINWRDKIGEVSYNIGINFSNNKNLLIKRAGATAIAQGQNAPLQGYPLNSLFVYQTAGYFPTQAAADAYYTKYTATTVGNLGSMTGNSKLRAGDLNVVDRNGDGVINMSDLYFAGDADPHYTFGTNLGAQWKGFDLSAFFQGVLNQNLLRGGNARAPFFRNYLDINTYYVGKTWTPDNTGAAYPRLSFDNNRNNWNWQFNDVNIQNLRYVRLKSLILGYTLPKTLISRVGLSRVRAYLSGNDLLTFSSIKDGFDPERGSSSDSSYPFIKTYTFGLEVEF from the coding sequence ATGACAAAAGCAGTACACCCCAAACCGTTTACGGTAATCATTACCCTGCTGCTGGCGATGTTAACACTTCATGGCTTCAGCCAGTCTACCGTCTCCGGACAAATTACAGACGGTAAAACCCATGAAACCGTTATCGGCGCAACCATCAGGGTAAAAGGAACATCTACCGCAGTTGCGTCAGATGGCAGTGGCAATTTTAAAATCGCCGCCACACAGGGCGCAATTTTGCAAATTAGTTTCCTTGGTTATAACAACCAGGAAGTAACGGCAAATACCAAATCATTCATGCATATCGCATTAACACCCGTAGCCAACGACTTAAATGAGGTGATTGTGGTAGGTTATGGTACCAAAAAGAAAGAAACCCTAACCGGGGCTATATCTCAGGTTGGTGCCGAGGTATTTAAAGACAGGCCTGTGCCCAACGCTGCATTAGCTTTGCAGGGCGAGATACCGGGCCTGGTCATCACCAGAAACTCACCACGCCCGGGAAACGAGGGTTTGGCCATCAGGTTGAGAGGTGAATCCTCCACGTCGGCCGTATCACCGCTGATCATTATCGATGGTGTACCAACAGTAGCTGATTTTGAACTCAGTACCCTTAACCCTAATGATATTGAATCTGTAACCGCACTTAAAGATGCGTCTGCAGCCATTTATGGTGCGCGCGCACAGGGCGGTGTTATTCTGATCACTACCAAACGGGGCAAAGGCAAAGCACAGGTTACTTACAATCCAAGCTTTAGTCTGAACACCATTGCCAAGAGTGTGCCATGGGGCAACATGTCAGAATGGGCACAATTATATTTGCAAACTTCAACGCAGGATCGTGTCGATGCCTCTGGTAACCCGATTCAATATCTACCCCAATGGACATTAGCCAACCTGCAAAGAATGGCCAATGGCGAATCATTCGACTATACTCAGCCGAGCGGCTTGGTTTCGCACTATGGAGATAATAACTGGCAGAACGCTCTTTATGGAAATTCATTCTCCGAAATACACAATCTGTCTTTAAGAGGCGCTACCGATAAAACCGCTTATGCGGCTTCATTAGGATATTCCAATAACAAATCGATCTTAAAAACGGCTTATGACGGTGAAATTAAATATAATGCCCGCTTTAATTACGACTACGATCTGTCAAAGAATGTAAAATGGTCATCCGGTATCTCTTACGATACACGTACTGTGCAGAGTCCTAAAAATGGTGTTGGTGCGGGATTTTTTGACGCGCCTATTTTCCCGGTGTATAATGTCAACGGCAACTATTATGATGACTATGGTTACCGGAATCCAGTGGCAATGACCCAGGCGGGAGGACGAATCAGAAATACAGATAATTTCTTTCGCTTCAATACTAAATTATCTGTGAAAGTTTTTGACGGGCTTACTTTAAGCGGTACTGCGGCCATTACCAAACGGGATGGCATGAACAACTCTTATAACCAAACCTACAACCTGTACAGTTGGACCGGCGACCGCGTTACATCGACCCAATATAATCCCGCAGCTGTTAGTGAGGTTATTGCCAATACCATTTATGACAACTTTGGTGTGTTTGCCGATTATAACAAATCGATCCAGGGAAAACATAATTTCGCCCTGACTTTGGGTAGTACGGCTGAGAAGCAGGAAGACCGGACCTTAAGCGCCGGACGTACCGGTTTACTTTATCCGGGATTATTTGACCTGAATACCGCTACGCCAGTAAACGCAACCAATGGCAGTTCTGATGTGAAGGTGGGCCTAACCTCCTATATCGGCAGGTTTGATTATGACTATAATAAACGCTATCTGATCGAAGCCATTGGGCGTAGTGACGCCTCGTCTCGCTTTGACCCTGATCACCGCCGTCAGAATTTTTACGGCATCTCGGCCGGGTGGGTAATTTCGGAAGAGCAGTTTATGAAACCCCTGAAGTTTCTGAACTATCTGAAAGTCCGCGGCGATTATGGAGAAACAGGTGGTTTAGGTGGCGGCACTAATGGTTTGTCCAGTACCAACGGAGCTATCGGCGCATTTAACTATGTTTCAAGCATCGGTTCCGGTACTGCCCTTTTTGGTAGCTCTGCAGCCACCCAGGGCACCAACTTTATCTCCAATATCAACAACCTGCAGTTAACCTGGGAAAGGATGCTGAACAAGGATATTGGTCTAGACTTCACCTTGCTGAATAATAAGTTAAGCGGCTCATTTGATATCTATGAGCGCAAAAATACCGGCTTGATCTTAAGTTTAATTTATCCAGGCGTTCTGGGAGCAAATGCGCCGCCAAGCAACGCCGGTGATTTGCGTGTGCGCGGCTTCGATGCTAATATCAACTGGCGCGATAAAATCGGAGAAGTGTCTTATAACATCGGCATCAATTTTAGCAACAATAAAAACCTGCTGATTAAGAGAGCTGGAGCAACGGCCATTGCCCAGGGTCAAAATGCTCCGTTACAAGGCTATCCGTTAAACTCCCTGTTTGTATATCAAACCGCTGGATATTTCCCTACTCAGGCAGCTGCTGATGCTTATTACACCAAGTACACAGCAACTACCGTGGGCAATTTAGGCTCAATGACCGGTAATAGTAAGTTAAGGGCCGGAGACCTGAATGTAGTCGACCGTAACGGCGACGGTGTTATTAATATGAGCGACTTATATTTTGCCGGCGACGCAGATCCGCATTATACATTCGGGACAAACCTTGGTGCGCAATGGAAAGGCTTTGATCTTTCTGCCTTTTTTCAGGGTGTGCTTAATCAGAACTTATTGCGAGGTGGCAACGCCAGGGCCCCATTCTTCAGGAACTACCTTGATATTAATACCTATTACGTTGGTAAGACCTGGACACCAGACAACACCGGTGCTGCATATCCAAGACTATCATTTGATAACAATCGCAACAACTGGAACTGGCAGTTCAATGATGTTAATATTCAAAACCTGCGATATGTGCGCCTGAAATCATTGATCCTGGGCTACACGTTGCCTAAGACGCTGATCAGCAGGGTTGGCCTGAGCCGGGTACGCGCCTATCTTTCTGGTAATGACCTGCTGACATTTTCATCTATTAAAGACGGCTTTGATCCGGAACGTGGCAGCTCTTCAGACAGCAGCTATCCATTTATCAAGACTTATACCTTCGGTTTAGAGGTTGAATTTTAA
- a CDS encoding family 43 glycosylhydrolase, with amino-acid sequence MLRSKLLITTITFLGLLNLSQSALAQKLDRINPGEVWPDDRGAHIQAHGGGITKVKDTYYWYGEERRQDLDSNRRYVSCYASKDLTNWKFKGDVVAFTDPENLGPRWILERPKVFFSKKTGKYVMYFHLDNSTYKYARVGIAISDKPDGKFSYLKSFRPLGHESRDIGQFIDDDGAPYLIFEDRPLGFHIVKLTADCLDIEKEVSLIREHMEGGAIVHYKGLYYAIGSALTGWRPNPNRYATARSLEGPWSEFQDLAPKETNTYGSQSTLLLKVAGRRDTTILFLGDIWKPKTQWDSRYLWMPVEIGSGKLWLPQPGPFKINVREGTTIKINN; translated from the coding sequence ATGTTGAGAAGCAAATTACTTATAACAACGATTACTTTTTTAGGCCTGCTGAACCTGAGTCAGTCGGCCTTGGCTCAGAAATTAGACCGGATCAATCCAGGCGAGGTATGGCCGGATGACCGGGGCGCTCACATCCAGGCACACGGCGGAGGAATTACCAAAGTAAAAGACACCTATTACTGGTATGGGGAAGAAAGAAGGCAGGACTTGGATAGCAACAGGAGATACGTAAGCTGTTATGCCTCGAAAGACCTGACGAACTGGAAATTTAAAGGCGATGTAGTTGCTTTTACTGATCCGGAAAATCTCGGCCCCCGCTGGATTCTGGAAAGGCCTAAAGTCTTTTTTAGTAAGAAGACCGGAAAGTATGTGATGTACTTTCATTTGGATAATTCGACCTATAAATATGCGCGTGTCGGAATCGCTATTTCTGACAAGCCTGATGGCAAATTCAGCTATTTGAAGAGTTTCCGGCCACTGGGACATGAAAGCAGGGATATCGGACAATTTATTGACGATGACGGCGCGCCGTACCTGATATTCGAAGACCGGCCATTGGGCTTTCATATAGTTAAACTGACAGCAGATTGCCTGGATATAGAAAAAGAGGTTAGTCTGATCCGGGAACACATGGAAGGTGGTGCTATCGTGCACTATAAGGGATTGTATTACGCCATAGGATCTGCATTGACCGGGTGGCGCCCTAATCCCAACCGCTATGCGACCGCAAGATCGCTTGAAGGCCCATGGTCAGAATTTCAGGACCTGGCGCCGAAAGAAACGAACACATATGGCTCGCAATCGACCTTACTCCTTAAAGTTGCCGGCCGCAGGGATACTACGATATTATTTTTAGGCGATATATGGAAGCCGAAAACACAATGGGATTCCCGGTATTTATGGATGCCGGTAGAAATCGGCAGCGGGAAGCTATGGCTTCCGCAACCAGGTCCATTCAAGATCAACGTGCGGGAGGGCACTACAATTAAGATCAATAACTAA
- a CDS encoding RNA polymerase sigma factor encodes MNNSSQLTKWWEETLDGNARSFNCIHDNLYAGLFFYLLKIVKDEDAAQDILQELFIKLWERKERLGRITNVKYYFYKSARSCAINYLKAARPELLDLQSHQCIDIEFSPEDIIVNRETGIQAQHLLANALNLLPKRQKEMIFLKYFDDWTYDQIAEATGLQYQSVVNHVHRGINQMRHIITENKRLAKPELAI; translated from the coding sequence ATGAACAATAGCAGTCAGTTAACCAAATGGTGGGAAGAAACCCTTGACGGGAACGCCAGATCTTTCAACTGTATTCATGATAATCTTTACGCCGGTCTTTTCTTTTATCTGTTAAAGATCGTTAAGGATGAAGATGCAGCACAGGATATCTTACAAGAGCTTTTCATTAAACTCTGGGAGCGAAAGGAACGCCTCGGACGGATAACCAACGTTAAATACTATTTCTATAAATCTGCACGGTCTTGCGCTATTAATTATTTAAAAGCCGCCCGGCCGGAGCTACTCGATCTGCAAAGCCACCAATGCATCGACATTGAATTTTCTCCTGAAGACATCATTGTGAACCGTGAAACAGGCATACAAGCGCAACACCTGCTGGCCAACGCGCTTAACCTGCTTCCAAAACGTCAAAAAGAAATGATCTTCCTGAAATATTTCGACGACTGGACCTATGATCAGATTGCCGAGGCAACCGGGTTACAATATCAGTCGGTTGTTAACCACGTCCATCGGGGCATCAATCAGATGCGACATATCATCACGGAGAACAAAAGGCTGGCAAAGCCGGAGTTAGCGATTTAA
- a CDS encoding response regulator, which produces MVSFLRNQVVTFPRNRWSVCAEIRWSISANSPDLPTEPIVIYGDREKIEIILFNLISNAIKYTPNGGRVTVLLDDQEAVVVLKVADDGPGIPEDISGRIFDKFYRAANQGKRGGFGIGLYLAQQFSRRHHGDLSFQTSIGEGTTFFLQLQKGTVHFKGVPINKEVTQISPLLDELKEDGQPHASPMATDQTGFKKEPILSDKKTILVVDDDDEIRKYIRSILESSYTVFEADNGQTGLTKANEKLPDLIICDVMMPGLNGIELCSMIKNDQRLSYIPMILLTASSSPESKIKGLESGADDYIQKPFEKDVLLARIANLLQTRENLQHYFFNTVTLKSANVAISEEYRQFMEKCIDIVERHIMDEDFSIKVLAAEIGMSHSNLYRKVKSLSGHTINSFIRYIRLRKAAELLIQSDMNVNEVAYQTGFSSIKYFRTQFCKLFGANPSDFLKQKRPVFKKKFNVID; this is translated from the coding sequence GTGGTCAGTTTCCTCCGAAATCAGGTGGTCACTTTCCCGCGGAATCGGTGGTCAGTTTGCGCCGAAATCAGGTGGTCAATATCAGCGAATTCTCCAGACCTACCTACTGAGCCTATTGTAATTTATGGTGACCGTGAAAAAATAGAGATTATTCTGTTCAACCTAATCTCCAATGCGATCAAATACACGCCAAACGGAGGCAGGGTAACGGTGCTGCTCGATGATCAGGAAGCAGTTGTTGTTTTAAAAGTAGCTGACGATGGTCCGGGTATCCCTGAAGATATCTCCGGCCGGATCTTTGACAAATTTTACCGGGCCGCTAACCAGGGCAAACGTGGTGGATTTGGCATCGGCCTGTATCTGGCACAACAGTTTAGCCGCAGGCACCATGGTGATCTGTCATTTCAGACCAGTATTGGTGAAGGAACAACCTTTTTTCTCCAATTGCAAAAAGGCACCGTACATTTTAAAGGCGTGCCAATCAATAAAGAGGTTACACAGATCTCTCCGCTATTAGACGAATTAAAGGAGGATGGTCAGCCCCACGCCTCCCCTATGGCTACAGATCAAACCGGTTTTAAAAAAGAACCTATTCTTTCAGATAAAAAGACCATTCTGGTTGTTGACGATGACGACGAGATTCGAAAATATATACGCAGCATTCTGGAATCTTCTTATACCGTTTTTGAGGCCGACAACGGTCAGACCGGCCTGACAAAAGCAAATGAAAAACTACCAGATCTGATCATCTGCGATGTGATGATGCCGGGCTTAAACGGCATTGAATTATGCTCCATGATCAAGAACGATCAACGACTAAGCTATATTCCTATGATTCTGTTGACGGCAAGTTCTTCGCCGGAAAGTAAGATCAAGGGCCTGGAAAGTGGCGCCGACGATTATATACAAAAACCATTTGAGAAAGATGTGCTACTCGCCAGAATTGCCAACCTGTTGCAGACTCGCGAAAATTTACAGCACTACTTTTTTAATACGGTTACCCTTAAGTCGGCCAATGTTGCCATTTCCGAAGAATACCGGCAATTCATGGAAAAGTGTATCGATATCGTTGAACGGCATATTATGGACGAAGACTTTTCCATCAAGGTGCTGGCCGCAGAGATCGGCATGAGCCACTCTAATTTATACCGCAAAGTAAAATCGCTATCCGGCCATACGATCAACAGTTTTATTCGCTATATCCGTTTACGCAAAGCAGCCGAACTACTCATTCAATCCGACATGAATGTTAACGAAGTAGCCTATCAAACCGGGTTTAGCAGTATCAAATATTTTCGTACACAGTTCTGTAAGTTGTTTGGCGCCAACCCTTCTGACTTCCTTAAGCAAAAACGGCCTGTTTTTAAGAAAAAATTCAATGTAATTGACTGA
- the istA gene encoding IS21 family transposase encodes MSKIRQILRMYSQGRSKLSIAAQTGVSRNTAKKYLIAFDASGFTFEEINTLNDKELEDFFGKSSERPPDKRMVALQRCFPQIDKELKRVGMNRRILWEAYIKEFPDGFKYTQFCFYYNQWKARVNPTMHLDHKAGDKLYVDFAGEKLSIADKDTGEVIEAEVFVAILGASQLTYVEAVLSQQKEDFIAACENALHFYGGVPAAIVPDNLKAAVTKSNRYEPTLNETFADFADHYGTTILPARAYHPRDKALVEGAVKIVYSRIYAPVRKEAYHTLAELNIAIKVALEAHNSQPLKGRNYSRKLQFEEIERQALSPLPALRYEFKRQHQATVMKNGHVCLGIDKHYYSVPYRFIGRKVKLLYSRTNVEVYYHYERIAMHRRIKSPYSYTTDKDHLASTHRFMTEWTPDKFLEWAASIHEDVRLYILKILDRKQHPEQAYRSCIGILSLARKAGNERLASACRRALGYGVYNYKTIQQILENKMDSYEESLFADELPMPSHDNIRGENYYK; translated from the coding sequence ATGAGTAAGATAAGACAGATCCTCAGGATGTACAGCCAGGGCCGCAGCAAGCTATCGATAGCGGCCCAGACCGGCGTGTCACGCAATACCGCAAAGAAGTACCTTATTGCGTTCGATGCCAGCGGCTTTACGTTCGAGGAAATCAATACCCTTAATGATAAGGAGCTGGAGGACTTCTTTGGCAAAAGCAGTGAACGTCCCCCGGACAAGCGAATGGTGGCCCTGCAACGCTGTTTCCCGCAGATAGATAAAGAGTTAAAGCGTGTCGGTATGAACCGCCGCATCCTGTGGGAAGCTTATATCAAAGAGTTCCCTGACGGGTTCAAGTACACCCAATTCTGCTTTTATTACAACCAGTGGAAAGCCCGCGTGAACCCCACGATGCACCTGGATCATAAAGCCGGTGATAAGCTGTATGTGGACTTTGCCGGTGAAAAGCTAAGCATAGCGGACAAGGATACCGGTGAGGTCATCGAGGCCGAGGTGTTCGTTGCTATCCTTGGCGCCAGCCAACTAACTTACGTAGAAGCTGTGCTGAGCCAGCAGAAAGAAGACTTTATAGCAGCCTGTGAGAATGCCCTGCACTTTTATGGCGGCGTACCTGCCGCCATCGTTCCCGACAACCTGAAGGCTGCCGTTACCAAGAGTAACCGCTATGAGCCAACGCTGAACGAGACCTTTGCTGACTTTGCCGACCATTACGGAACGACCATCTTACCAGCGAGGGCGTACCACCCTCGTGACAAAGCACTGGTAGAAGGAGCCGTTAAGATCGTTTACAGCCGTATCTACGCACCTGTTCGCAAAGAGGCCTATCATACCCTTGCAGAACTGAATATCGCGATCAAGGTCGCTTTAGAAGCACATAACAGCCAGCCGCTGAAAGGCCGCAATTACAGCAGAAAGCTCCAGTTCGAGGAGATAGAACGCCAGGCACTCTCGCCATTACCGGCATTACGTTATGAGTTCAAACGGCAGCACCAGGCCACTGTAATGAAGAACGGACATGTTTGTCTGGGTATCGACAAACACTACTACAGCGTACCGTACCGCTTTATCGGCAGGAAGGTCAAACTGCTGTATTCCCGCACCAACGTAGAAGTCTACTACCACTATGAACGCATCGCCATGCACAGGCGCATCAAAAGCCCTTACAGCTACACAACGGATAAAGATCACCTGGCTTCGACACACCGCTTTATGACCGAATGGACACCCGATAAGTTCCTGGAATGGGCAGCATCCATTCACGAGGATGTGAGGCTTTACATCCTGAAGATACTGGACCGAAAGCAACATCCGGAACAAGCTTACCGCTCCTGTATCGGTATCCTCAGCCTGGCGCGCAAGGCAGGTAACGAAAGGCTGGCCAGCGCTTGCAGGCGTGCGCTCGGCTATGGCGTGTACAACTACAAGACCATACAGCAGATACTGGAGAACAAGATGGACAGCTACGAGGAAAGCTTATTTGCTGACGAGCTGCCTATGCCCAGCCATGACAATATCCGGGGAGAGAACTACTATAAATAA
- the istB gene encoding IS21-like element helper ATPase IstB, whose product MNTNTLDKLRKLKFYGMYHAFKSCLETGQTAEYTTDELLAHLVEAEWDDRQNRRIERTIMYAKFRYKASVENIHYHADRSIDRNQVMRLADCHFIDRNENLLITGSTGIGKSYIASAIGHQACILGYRVFYASTPKLFAKLKMAKADGSYMKDVAKLERQQLLILDDFGIQPFDAQSRAALMEIIEDRHGKTSLIITSQLPVSKWYEVIGEKTIADAILDRIVHDAHRMELKGESMRKRRPAEPEKSYLQNTL is encoded by the coding sequence ATGAACACGAACACCTTAGACAAACTTCGCAAACTGAAGTTCTATGGCATGTACCATGCCTTTAAAAGCTGCCTGGAAACGGGACAGACCGCAGAATACACCACTGATGAACTGCTGGCCCACCTGGTAGAGGCCGAATGGGACGACCGGCAGAACAGGCGCATAGAGCGTACGATCATGTATGCTAAGTTCCGCTATAAGGCCTCGGTAGAGAACATCCACTACCATGCCGACCGTAGTATCGACCGCAATCAGGTAATGCGCCTGGCAGACTGCCACTTTATTGACCGGAATGAGAACCTGTTGATCACAGGCAGCACCGGTATCGGCAAAAGCTATATCGCTTCTGCTATCGGACACCAAGCCTGCATACTGGGTTACCGCGTGTTCTATGCCAGCACACCCAAACTCTTTGCTAAGCTGAAGATGGCCAAGGCAGATGGTTCCTACATGAAGGATGTAGCCAAACTGGAACGCCAGCAACTACTGATCCTGGATGACTTCGGTATACAACCTTTTGATGCGCAGAGCAGGGCCGCACTGATGGAGATCATTGAGGACAGGCACGGTAAGACATCCCTGATCATCACCTCTCAGCTGCCGGTCAGTAAATGGTATGAGGTCATTGGTGAAAAGACGATCGCTGATGCTATCCTCGACCGCATCGTGCATGATGCGCACCGGATGGAACTAAAGGGAGAGTCGATGAGAAAAAGAAGGCCCGCAGAGCCCGAAAAAAGCTATCTGCAAAACACACTTTAA
- a CDS encoding DNA/RNA non-specific endonuclease has translation MKLKHLLALPAAAMLLLSSCAKNQTIVPVSVAEQTVSTTKLKTEAITQTIDETFESGTKGAYAAADVSLSSGSWNMDNALIGTLSTDHKNGSKSVRITSTGTMTMNFNVNTGASTVTMQYAVYGSDGASTFQLWQSTNSGSSYTQVGSTITASSTTLATATFTVNTSGTIRFQLRKVSGGSNRINIDDFTVNSYDSGSGGGGSTGDNTNLLLGNPSGAVSSVTMAPNNYLWDQTYFVESYNSTRGEPNWVSWYLGASSLGSTARTDAFRADPNLPSGWYAVQSTSYSGSGFDRGHNCPSADRTTTTTANEATFLMTNMIPQAPNNNQQTWANFENYLRSLVTAGNEVYIVMGNYGTGGTGSSGTASSVDNGHVAVPSNVWKVAVVIPNGNGDLARITSSTRVIAINTPNINTINSDWKTYRCTVRSIESATGYNLLSALPQSVQDAVETVVDNQ, from the coding sequence ATGAAACTAAAACATTTACTTGCCCTGCCGGCGGCGGCTATGCTATTGCTTTCTTCCTGTGCGAAAAATCAAACCATTGTACCGGTATCCGTTGCTGAACAGACTGTGTCTACCACCAAACTAAAAACCGAAGCTATTACCCAGACCATTGATGAGACTTTTGAGTCTGGTACTAAAGGCGCTTATGCAGCAGCGGACGTGTCGTTAAGCAGCGGCAGCTGGAATATGGACAATGCTTTGATCGGTACGCTGAGTACAGATCATAAGAACGGTAGCAAAAGCGTACGTATCACGAGCACTGGTACCATGACCATGAATTTTAATGTGAACACCGGTGCCTCCACCGTGACCATGCAATATGCGGTTTACGGTTCTGATGGCGCGTCAACTTTCCAGTTATGGCAATCGACCAACAGCGGCTCTTCTTATACCCAGGTGGGTTCAACCATCACGGCTTCATCAACTACTTTGGCTACGGCTACTTTTACCGTGAATACATCGGGTACGATCCGCTTTCAGTTACGTAAGGTGTCAGGTGGCTCGAACCGAATCAATATCGATGACTTTACCGTTAACAGCTATGATAGCGGTTCGGGTGGCGGCGGTTCTACCGGTGACAATACCAACCTGCTGCTGGGCAACCCAAGTGGTGCGGTATCGAGTGTAACAATGGCCCCTAACAACTACCTGTGGGACCAGACCTATTTTGTGGAAAGTTATAACAGCACCCGCGGCGAACCTAACTGGGTAAGCTGGTATCTGGGTGCTAGTTCACTGGGTTCAACCGCCCGCACCGACGCTTTCCGTGCTGACCCTAACCTGCCTTCGGGCTGGTATGCGGTACAAAGCACCAGTTATTCTGGCAGCGGTTTTGACCGTGGTCATAACTGTCCGAGCGCGGATCGCACAACAACGACTACAGCCAATGAGGCGACTTTCCTGATGACCAATATGATCCCGCAGGCACCGAATAACAACCAGCAGACCTGGGCGAACTTTGAGAACTACCTGCGTTCACTGGTCACTGCCGGTAACGAAGTGTATATTGTGATGGGCAACTATGGTACCGGTGGTACTGGCTCAAGTGGTACCGCTTCTTCGGTTGATAATGGTCACGTGGCCGTGCCATCAAACGTTTGGAAAGTGGCGGTAGTGATCCCAAATGGTAATGGGGACTTAGCACGCATCACGTCCTCGACCCGCGTAATCGCGATCAATACTCCAAATATTAACACGATCAACAGCGATTGGAAAACTTATCGTTGTACCGTGCGCAGTATTGAATCTGCTACCGGCTATAACTTGTTGTCAGCCCTTCCGCAATCCGTTCAGGATGCGGTGGAGACGGTGGTAGATAATCAATAA